In a genomic window of Desulfovibrio litoralis DSM 11393:
- a CDS encoding bifunctional heptose 7-phosphate kinase/heptose 1-phosphate adenyltransferase, protein MITTLRQYLPSLKQQKLLILGDVMIDQYLKGDASRISPEAPVPVVNIQSEESRLGGAGNVAANIKALGGSPILCAVSGVDSSATLLAELLQAKGINNELEQSVECVTSIKTRIMARHQQVLRFDKEKIAPVQGELLENVLIRVKKCLNEVSVIIISDYGKGLITASLIEEIKKYCLSLAKAPLILVDPKSPNYANYQAVDLLTPNNKETAEAANLPAGTKDEILTAGFRLFDTLKCKHLLTTLGSDGMALFINKNEVWHLPTMARQVFDVTGAGDTVIASVGLGLAAGMDLLT, encoded by the coding sequence GTGATAACTACTTTACGCCAATATTTACCAAGTTTAAAGCAACAAAAGCTCCTTATTCTAGGCGATGTAATGATCGACCAATATCTCAAGGGTGATGCGAGTCGAATTTCTCCCGAAGCCCCTGTTCCGGTTGTGAATATTCAAAGCGAAGAGTCTCGCTTAGGTGGAGCCGGTAACGTAGCCGCCAATATTAAAGCCTTAGGTGGCTCGCCCATCTTATGTGCTGTGAGTGGGGTGGACAGTAGTGCTACTTTGTTAGCTGAATTACTTCAAGCCAAAGGCATAAACAACGAACTTGAACAAAGCGTTGAATGCGTTACCTCTATTAAAACCAGAATTATGGCGAGACATCAACAAGTTTTACGCTTTGATAAAGAAAAAATTGCTCCAGTTCAAGGCGAACTCTTAGAAAACGTCTTAATCAGAGTTAAAAAATGTTTAAACGAAGTCTCGGTAATTATTATTTCTGATTACGGAAAAGGGCTCATTACCGCTTCTTTAATAGAAGAAATAAAGAAATATTGTTTGAGCTTGGCTAAAGCACCTTTGATTTTAGTAGACCCAAAATCGCCTAATTACGCCAACTATCAAGCTGTTGACTTGCTCACTCCCAATAATAAAGAAACCGCCGAAGCGGCGAACTTACCTGCCGGCACAAAAGATGAAATTTTAACTGCGGGTTTTCGATTATTTGATACATTAAAATGTAAACATTTGTTAACGACTCTTGGTTCAGATGGTATGGCATTATTTATTAATAAAAACGAGGTTTGGCACTTACCAACTATGGCAAGGCAAGTGTTTGATGTAACCGGTGCGGGTGATACAGTTATCGCAAGCGTTGGTTTAGGTTTAGCGGCGGGCATGGATTTATTGAC
- a CDS encoding HesA/MoeB/ThiF family protein: MSIINQMQTYAQKNFEKHQRSFISLKQLKSLAKSTGQSLKALELLALRNKILPERYKRNLDIISLEEQLLLKESSVLLIGLGGLGGHCLDFLLRLGVGSILAVDGDKFEESNLNRQLLCTLGGLNKAKTDAALKHAKKINQAVDFKVINQFLDAGSMYEVMQSQPFDLVIDALGGLKNRMHLQQAATKAKLNVVTGAIAGFSGYISLVPFIAGEATINPAQFLGTSANIEDKIGTPAPTVAFAASLMLTFTQEALIKKKKNEALQAQYLIFDLKTQTLEKVKF; encoded by the coding sequence ATGTCTATTATAAACCAAATGCAGACTTATGCTCAAAAAAATTTTGAAAAACATCAACGTTCTTTTATTTCTTTAAAACAACTTAAATCCTTAGCTAAAAGCACGGGACAAAGCTTAAAAGCCTTAGAACTGCTCGCTTTAAGAAATAAAATTTTGCCCGAACGCTATAAACGCAACCTAGACATTATCAGCTTGGAAGAACAACTTTTGTTAAAAGAGAGTAGCGTCTTGTTAATTGGTTTAGGCGGATTAGGCGGGCATTGTTTAGACTTTTTGTTGAGGCTTGGCGTGGGTAGTATTTTGGCTGTTGATGGCGACAAGTTTGAAGAAAGCAATTTAAACAGACAACTACTGTGTACGCTTGGCGGTTTAAACAAAGCTAAAACAGACGCCGCCCTTAAACATGCTAAAAAGATTAATCAAGCGGTTGATTTTAAAGTTATAAATCAGTTTTTAGATGCAGGCAGCATGTATGAGGTGATGCAGTCTCAACCCTTTGATTTAGTGATTGATGCCCTTGGCGGATTAAAAAACCGTATGCACCTGCAACAAGCAGCGACTAAAGCGAAGCTAAACGTAGTAACGGGAGCGATTGCGGGTTTTAGTGGCTATATTAGTTTAGTGCCTTTTATAGCAGGCGAGGCGACAATAAACCCCGCTCAATTTCTAGGCACAAGTGCAAACATAGAAGATAAAATAGGTACGCCCGCCCCAACGGTTGCCTTTGCCGCTTCTTTAATGCTGACCTTTACGCAGGAAGCACTCATCAAAAAGAAAAAAAACGAAGCTCTTCAAGCCCAATATTTGATTTTTGATTTAAAGACGCAAACGCTTGAGAAGGTTAAGTTTTGA
- a CDS encoding DUF6194 family protein — MITIESILNYCTDILDGVVLNKNWGEKAIFYNPQGTLSKGVYILTIKEKDGLNDKSSNINRENVFRVNIGIKKETFIKMFSYIPTRPPAGGIVQMDYDFTKLDTIMPHPVYAWMCWICVLSPSSETFEKLKPFIKESYIYAQEKFRKRK; from the coding sequence TTGATAACGATAGAAAGTATACTGAATTATTGTACAGACATCTTAGATGGAGTAGTGTTAAATAAAAATTGGGGTGAAAAGGCAATTTTTTATAATCCTCAAGGCACTCTCAGTAAAGGAGTGTATATCCTTACAATAAAAGAAAAAGATGGCTTAAATGATAAATCGTCAAACATAAACAGGGAAAATGTTTTTAGAGTAAATATTGGTATTAAAAAAGAGACTTTTATAAAGATGTTTTCATATATACCGACTAGACCTCCAGCGGGTGGTATTGTTCAAATGGACTATGACTTTACTAAACTTGACACAATAATGCCACACCCTGTTTATGCGTGGATGTGTTGGATTTGTGTGCTTAGTCCATCTTCTGAAACATTTGAAAAATTAAAGCCATTTATTAAAGAATCATATATATATGCCCAAGAAAAATTTAGAAAGAGAAAATAA
- the cmk gene encoding (d)CMP kinase: MKKIITLDGPAGVGKSSLASALAGRLKLAYLDTGAMFRAIALKLGANAVNLSETELKQSLSEFTFELSGSGAETTLKMNGVAIGEEIRNEEVGTMASKIAPLELVRNALREQQQALGQKFDLVAEGRDMGSVVFPQAPFKFFLDASPEVRAMRRFKQLKAQGKPADLIVLTEQIKTRDAADRNRPIAPLKPAEDAIIVDTGELTLEGVLDVLLKKINQ, encoded by the coding sequence ATGAAAAAAATCATTACCCTTGATGGTCCGGCGGGAGTAGGAAAAAGTTCCCTCGCCTCTGCTTTAGCAGGTAGGCTTAAACTCGCTTATTTAGATACCGGAGCGATGTTCCGTGCTATCGCCTTAAAATTAGGGGCTAATGCTGTTAATCTTAGCGAAACCGAATTGAAACAGAGTTTGTCAGAATTTACTTTTGAATTAAGCGGTAGTGGTGCGGAAACAACTTTAAAAATGAATGGCGTAGCTATTGGCGAAGAAATTCGCAACGAAGAAGTCGGAACAATGGCGTCAAAAATCGCTCCGCTTGAGCTTGTGCGTAACGCCTTAAGAGAACAACAACAAGCCCTGGGGCAAAAGTTTGATTTAGTAGCGGAAGGACGAGATATGGGGTCTGTTGTCTTCCCTCAGGCTCCGTTTAAGTTTTTTCTTGATGCCTCGCCCGAAGTTAGAGCCATGCGACGTTTTAAACAATTAAAAGCCCAAGGTAAACCAGCTGATTTAATTGTTTTAACAGAACAAATCAAAACCCGAGATGCCGCCGACCGCAACCGCCCTATCGCCCCGTTAAAACCCGCCGAAGATGCTATTATTGTTGATACTGGCGAGTTAACTCTTGAGGGTGTATTAGACGTTTTGTTGAAAAAAATAAATCAGTAG
- the hisC gene encoding histidinol-phosphate transaminase has protein sequence MSKNTQSPVFSVRPEIKDFSPYVAGLSIDEIRDKYKLEKVIKLASNEAPLGTSPLVQKAVEKHLGFSFRYPQSGNPRLREAIAKHYKLKPEQIVVGNGSDEVLDLLIRISAVPKEHNILTFKPCFSIYTLQTKLAGVELREVALNSDFSFPLEKFVQEADANTRLAFITSPDNPSGHTVAKADLLFLLDKLPKTCLLVVDEAYMDFADDEQKYSLLSELDNHPNLVICRTFSKSYGLAGLRIGYAMLSAELADYLQRVRLPFSVNILAEEAALAALEDKTFYKLTLETVHKGRVYLKEELEKLGCKVYPSQANFLMFQLPQSTKHTALTLFEHLLSRGVIIRPLKSYNLLTHLRVSVGSPEENVIFIQELKKALA, from the coding sequence ATGTCAAAAAACACTCAAAGCCCTGTTTTTAGCGTCCGTCCTGAGATAAAAGACTTTTCCCCTTATGTGGCGGGTCTTTCCATTGATGAGATTCGAGATAAATATAAATTAGAAAAAGTAATTAAATTAGCGAGTAACGAAGCCCCGTTAGGCACTTCGCCTTTAGTACAAAAAGCTGTGGAAAAACACCTTGGCTTTTCCTTTCGTTATCCTCAATCTGGCAACCCACGCTTAAGAGAGGCGATTGCCAAACACTACAAACTAAAGCCTGAACAAATTGTAGTCGGTAATGGCTCTGATGAAGTTTTAGACTTGTTAATTCGCATTTCTGCCGTGCCAAAAGAACATAATATCTTAACCTTTAAGCCTTGTTTCAGCATTTATACTCTGCAAACCAAATTAGCGGGCGTTGAGTTAAGAGAAGTCGCTTTAAACTCTGATTTTAGCTTTCCTTTAGAAAAATTCGTTCAAGAAGCCGATGCGAATACGCGCCTCGCCTTTATCACAAGCCCTGACAACCCTTCGGGACATACGGTAGCAAAAGCCGATTTGTTGTTTTTATTAGATAAATTGCCAAAAACTTGCCTGTTAGTTGTTGACGAAGCCTATATGGATTTTGCTGATGACGAACAAAAATATTCGTTGTTATCAGAGTTAGATAACCACCCGAATTTAGTGATTTGTCGTACTTTTTCCAAAAGCTACGGTTTAGCGGGGCTGCGCATTGGTTATGCCATGCTCTCTGCTGAACTTGCCGATTATTTACAGCGAGTTAGATTACCTTTTAGCGTAAATATTCTCGCCGAAGAAGCCGCTCTTGCCGCCTTGGAAGATAAAACCTTTTATAAGCTGACTTTAGAAACAGTGCATAAAGGGCGTGTTTATTTAAAAGAAGAACTAGAAAAACTTGGCTGTAAAGTCTATCCGAGTCAGGCAAATTTCCTTATGTTTCAACTTCCGCAAAGCACAAAACACACGGCTTTAACTTTATTTGAACATCTTTTGAGTCGTGGTGTAATTATACGCCCCTTAAAGAGTTATAATTTATTGACTCATTTAAGGGTAAGTGTGGGTTCTCCCGAAGAAAATGTTATTTTTATTCAAGAACTTAAAAAAGCTTTGGCTTAA